The DNA segment TGGTATGTACACAATTAGACGAAAATGATACTTCCCTCTTTATATATTTCGCTCTTATTCCTAGAATTCCTGCTTTTATTCGACATATTTTAATATTTTTGCAGGATTTCATCCTACAACAGCACCATTTGAGACGTTTTTAGTCATAACAGCCCCCGCTGCTATGACTATATTGTCGCAAATTATCACATTTTGAGCGATAACCCGCTCTTCCACCGATTCATACATATTACCAATGGTTACTGGCTTGCCATATTCTCCCGCGGATTTAAGCTCCTCTAAATTATTGCATTCCCGGAAAATCTAACTGCCGCAGCGCCTCAAACACGATAATAGCTGCTGAATTGGATAAATTCAAAGAGCGTACTTTGTCCGTCATCGGCATGCGGATTAATTGTTCCGGGTGTGCTTGCAGAATATCATCGGGAAGTCCCTTGGTTTCTTTGCCGAATACGAAGAAATCACCGTCCCGGTATTCGTAATCCGTGTATTTTTTTTGCGCCTTGGTCGTAGCGAAGAAAAAACGGCTGCTGCTGTATTTCTCTATAACCTCTTGAAAGGAATCATGATATTCGATATGCACTGCATACCAGTAATCAAGTCCAGCCCTTTTCAATGTAGCGTCATCCGTACGGAAGCCGAGCGGACGCACCAAATGCAGGTGAATGCCCGTCGCTGCGCAAGTACGCGCAATGTTGCCTGTGTTCGCTGGTATTTCCGGCTCTACAAGTACAATATGCAAAGTCATACTACAGGTCCTCACTAATTTCAGTTTGAATTTCTTGTTATCTGTTTTACTTGTCCATTATAACAGCTAAAGCACTTTCCCCAAAACAAAAACCTCCCGCCATCCTTCAGGCGAGAGGCTTACTTTATGTCAGCGAGAAAACGCGCTGACCATGCTCATACTCGACTTCTTATCCATTCGACTTCTGGAACTCTGCCATGAAATCAACCAGTGCCTTAATGCTGTCATAAGGAACAGCATTGTAGATCGAAGCGCGCAGACCACCGACGCTGCGATGTCCTTTCAAGCCCACAAAGCCTTCTTTCTCGGATTCCTTCACAAACTGCTTCTCCAGTTCTTCGGAGCCTAAGCGGAAAGTCACATTCATCAATGAACGGCTATCTTGATCCGCACAACCACGATAAAACCCGCCGCTGTTATCAATCATATTATAGAGAAGTGCCGCTTTCTCCCGGTTCTTCTTCTCGATGCCTGCTAGTGATCCCTGTTCTTCAATCCATTTCAGTACTTGATTTACCATATAGATTGAGAAGGATGGCGGTGTGTTATAAAGGGAGTTGTTGCCCGCATGAGTATCATAACGCAGCATCGTAGGCAAGTGCTTCGGTGAATCCTGAAGCAGCTCCTCACGAGCAATCACGACGGTTACGCCGGAAGGCCCCAAGTTTTTCTGCGCCCCGGCATACACCATTCCGAATTGATTCAAATCAAACGGACGGGACAGAATGTCACTCGACATATCCGCAATCAGCGGAACACTACCCGTATTGGGGAAACTCTTAAACTGTGTTCCTTCTATGGTTTCATTGGAAGTAACATGCAGATACGCTGTATTGTCCGGCAAACTCAAGCTGCTTAGATCAGGCAAGCTCATGAACTTGCTCTCTTTAGAAGATGCAGCTTCGAAAACATCCCCAATCAGCTTTGCTTCCTTAACTGCCTTATTTGCCCAGCTTCCTGTCATCACATAACCGGCCGATTTGCCCTCTGTCAGGAAGTTCATCGGAATCATGGAAAACTGTGTAGAAGCGCCACCTTGCAGGAACAACACCTTGTATCCTTCTGGATTACCCAACAAATTTAATAAACGGCTAGCCGCTTCATTATGAGTCTCCTCATAAACGGCCCCACGGTGCGACATCTCCATGATTGACATTCCTGTACCACGGTAATCGACAAATTCCGCCTGAGCCCGTTCCAATACTTCCAACGGAAGTGCTGCAGGCCCTGCATTAAAGTTATAAGCTCTCTTACTCATTTCTCCCCCGTCCTCTCTTTTCACTTGTTACATAGGCTTTCGAAGTTTTGATAAGGTTTATCATAGCAACTATTCTTTTTTCCAGCAAGAAGATATTTCATTAGATTTGATAGTTTGCAGAAATGACACATTAACGCTTCATCTCAACAAAGTTTTTTATCGCTTTGAACAAAAAAATTCATATACCCTTGTCCATTTTTTCCGCTCTCCCGGCGCCAGCTCGATCTGAATAAACATTTCCGGGGAGACGACATGACCGATGCCCCATACCGCAGCAGAAGAGACCGGGAAAGTGCTGATTTCTCTAACGCCGACGCCGCTAGGCCGATGCTCCAATTCCCAAAGCCAAGAGAACGAACGATTCTGAAACCCCTCAATGTGAAAATAAAAAGGGGTATCCGGGGTTCCTGCCCACGTAACCTCTCCTCCTTTAATCACAACCCCATCCAGTGTTTCCGGCTCATCGCTCCAGGGTTTAATATCAAAAGGAAACCTTAATGCATACTCAGGCCCAATCTGGTGGCGGTCGATCCCAAAGAAGTTATGATTGTACTCCTCCGTCCGAATGACGCGTGTCCCCGTATTCGTTAATTGATAAGCAATCCGCAGCTGGTTTCCTTCAATACAGATAGATTTTTCAAGTCGAGCGGCATAGCCAGCACAATCTTTCGGATGTACTATAAAATGAATATGCTGTGCGTTCTCCTGCCCAACTTCAATGCGATAGGACTGAAGCGGATAAGCTCGATAAAATTGGTAAGGTTCTTGATCTATTCGGGTAAGAAGTCCCACACCAAGCTTGGGAAAAAGGCCTCCAACTGGGACATCCTCATATCCAATGGCTTCTCTTAATGAGAATTCGTTGCACAACCCCATGCCGCCTGTTCCCTCCCCCTCCTTAAGGCTCTCTGGAACACAAAAGGAATGGTTACCTTCCCGCAGCGTTACCCCCGTAATAAAACCGCTCCAGTCAAAGCGTGTACCCTTATAATCCCCAATACTGGCTATATCTATGACCAAGTGCTCATTGCTTAGTTGAAATCCCATATTTAACCCCTCTTGTATCCTAATAATAAATTGATCATCTCGCCCGCGATGAACTCCTTAAGGAAGAAAACCCCGGCTCAATACTTGCGAGCAACAGGGTTTTCCATACAGTTTAAGTGCTTAAGGACGGATACGCCCTCTAGCCCCATTCACTTTTGTTCCAATACAACTTCAATACGCTGGGTGCCCTCTTTAGGGAGTACATCCAATACAGATCGGTGCAGGAGTCCGCCAATGCCAACAGCTTCAAATGATACAGGCTGATCGTTTATAGTGATCGAACTGATGCGATATTGGCCATAATCGAGAAGTTCAGTATTCCGATAGACGATATGCAGCATCCGATCAGCGAATAATGTCTCAACGGAGGCCTTTCCTTCGCTGTCAAATTGAGCTTTAACAAGTTTAGGCTCGAGATGCAGATGACCGTAGCTTCCCTTCACCCCATAAACTTCTGTCAACTCAGTCAGCAGCAGCCAACTTGCCGAGCCCGTCAAGAACGTATACATTCCCCGTCCCTTTTCATTAATGTATTCTGGCACACCAGGATACATCCGGCTCAGCTCAAAATCTGTAGAGAGGCGATAAATAGAGTCCATCACCTCGTAACCTTCCTTGACAAAACCACGTTTATAGAGTGCATTAGCATACATGACTGTCATATGGCTAAACATTGCACCGTTCTCTTTATGACCGAAGGCAAATCCAAAGGCACGGCCCAGATTTTGCTGAATGCCCCCAAAGTTCGAATTCAAGCGATAGCCAATCTTCTCGTCCTTCAGATACCGATCTACAGCCTTCGATATTTTACCGACCTGCTCATCGGTAGCGACACCCCCCATAATGCTGAACACTTGACCAGTGAGCGTCATGCGCACGCCCTGAGGGAAATCGCCTTCAACCCGCTCGGCATCGTCGTTATAATAACCGTTGAACCATTCATAGCCTTCTTTATTGGAAATC comes from the Paenibacillus lentus genome and includes:
- the trmL gene encoding tRNA (uridine(34)/cytosine(34)/5-carboxymethylaminomethyluridine(34)-2'-O)-methyltransferase TrmL; translation: MTLHIVLVEPEIPANTGNIARTCAATGIHLHLVRPLGFRTDDATLKRAGLDYWYAVHIEYHDSFQEVIEKYSSSRFFFATTKAQKKYTDYEYRDGDFFVFGKETKGLPDDILQAHPEQLIRMPMTDKVRSLNLSNSAAIIVFEALRQLDFPGMQ
- the serC gene encoding 3-phosphoserine/phosphohydroxythreonine transaminase, which codes for MSKRAYNFNAGPAALPLEVLERAQAEFVDYRGTGMSIMEMSHRGAVYEETHNEAASRLLNLLGNPEGYKVLFLQGGASTQFSMIPMNFLTEGKSAGYVMTGSWANKAVKEAKLIGDVFEAASSKESKFMSLPDLSSLSLPDNTAYLHVTSNETIEGTQFKSFPNTGSVPLIADMSSDILSRPFDLNQFGMVYAGAQKNLGPSGVTVVIAREELLQDSPKHLPTMLRYDTHAGNNSLYNTPPSFSIYMVNQVLKWIEEQGSLAGIEKKNREKAALLYNMIDNSGGFYRGCADQDSRSLMNVTFRLGSEELEKQFVKESEKEGFVGLKGHRSVGGLRASIYNAVPYDSIKALVDFMAEFQKSNG